A portion of the Segatella copri DSM 18205 genome contains these proteins:
- the istB gene encoding IS21-like element helper ATPase IstB yields MNLQETIIQLNELKLRGMSSSFEAMTSLPVQNRPSLEVAISKMVDAEVQDRRDRKTAMYLKISKLRYTALLEDVICGTDRNFTKDDLAAIADCAFIRRHENLLIQGKCGCGKSFLACALGRQACMLGYRTLYLNMNSFVEKVALSKLDGSYLRMITNLEKYDLLIWDDFGLQPMDDKTRLAMLQILEERYERKSVIIASQLPIAKWYDYIGDPTLADAIMDRLVANASKIELKGESMRQKLKK; encoded by the coding sequence ATGAACTTACAAGAAACCATCATACAACTCAACGAGTTGAAGCTCAGAGGTATGTCATCCTCCTTCGAGGCCATGACCAGCCTTCCTGTACAGAACCGCCCATCCCTGGAAGTCGCCATCTCCAAGATGGTGGATGCAGAGGTGCAGGACAGACGAGATCGAAAGACCGCCATGTATCTAAAAATCAGCAAGCTTAGATATACGGCACTCTTAGAGGATGTCATCTGTGGAACAGACCGCAACTTCACCAAGGATGACCTTGCCGCCATTGCCGACTGTGCCTTTATACGCAGGCATGAGAACTTGCTCATACAAGGAAAGTGCGGCTGCGGAAAATCCTTCCTTGCCTGTGCCCTTGGAAGACAGGCTTGCATGCTAGGCTACAGAACTCTCTATCTCAATATGAACAGCTTTGTGGAGAAAGTTGCACTCAGCAAGCTGGATGGGTCGTACCTGAGGATGATAACCAATCTGGAAAAGTATGACTTGCTCATATGGGATGACTTCGGGTTGCAGCCAATGGATGACAAGACCAGACTCGCAATGCTCCAAATCCTAGAAGAGAGATACGAGAGAAAGTCCGTCATTATCGCCTCACAGCTTCCCATTGCCAAATGGTATGATTACATAGGTGATCCTACCTTGGCAGATGCCATTATGGACCGTTTGGTGGCAAATGCAAGTAAAATAGAGTTAAAAGGCGAATCTATGCGCCAGAAATTGAAAAAATAA
- a CDS encoding restriction endonuclease subunit S has translation MVKEQIGELLNLLGFKLEGNKYIKKYDTTLHPLQVDVERGRIYYENSGITVTRETTSNLSDPENLVVLECVDRLLSMGYSANHIELEPQWKLGHSQKGGFADIWVRTYSDDVIIGSEVDKQSLLIIECKTAGAQFTDAWNDTLDDGAQLFSYFQQEPQTKFLCLYTSDIVDGKIKSEYKLINVQDNKDLLESDQSAQSYQDKNDKQRYRVWRDTYSCEHATRGLFESDILPYEIGKNKYTLKDLTEVDNNEIQKKYHEFALILRQHNVSGRENAFDKLVNLFLAKVVDETNNPEDLHFYWKGTAYDDDFQLQDRLQRLYRDGMMRFLKEEVTYIENKQIDLAFRRFKNDPDATKKTIKEYFRALKFFSDNDFSFISVHNEKLFRQNAVVLRKMVKMLQDIRLKTDGTKQNQFLGDLFEGFLNRGIKQSEGQFFTPMPIVRFIVSSLPLEHIIRDNEDIPWAIDYACGAGHFLTEYAVRIKEFVEKYRKDIPLEEYYARITGIEKEYRLSKVSKVSAFMYGQDDINIVYADALVKHPDVHDGKYEVLVANPPYAVSGFLDTLTDEQRKHYSLYNANVNTDKNNVIEAFFIERAAQLMKTGGVAGIILPVSMLNRNGMHAHAREIILKNFDIVALAEFGSGTFGQTGTNTVTMFLRRKETNTPDYEHYKYRVDSWFAQRNETNAVYKDEYLLDCYCKHCDYKLEDYKAFIGGSINDSFLNTETVQAYYVSFFGNQRNAMKDVSDEAKTIRNKYLSRANTKAYKALPLLEQNKIKEQAFLDFVTAIEKEKVYYYVLAYTVSQPVLLIKTPTTTAGIKTFLGYGWSGSKGNEGIQYLNVGKSKTDEDSEDEEEDDTMNQIRGIGGIQTPLFNPSNLADDDKINTLIRKNFMGENIMIPSDLAEYVSKAKLVDMIDFSRTAFNKEFKTSVSSVEKFDSKFPLVKLGSLINGTPQYGANQKAVEGNPLMDYRYIRITDINEDGTLNDDWKTVAEVEKQYILKEGDVLFARSGATAGKAFYYKNEYGKALYAGYLIRFRFDESKVIPLFVYNLLCSKEYNDWVEKTKGGTARQNINSQQYCSFEIPLPPMDIQKKIVEECEKVNNRMVELLQQIQYNEERKLHLFEDAQSKANRALRLDSAVFNISIGRRVLKKEVVDTGRFDIYSANVFESFGKSEHSVLNDFSQPSVLWGIDGDWMVNFIGKDQLFCPTDHCGVIRVLNENEVLSRYLVYPLQKEGEKQRFSRANRASTERIRSLIIQVPSIEVQKEVVEKLSKIDEEISKAKQYVANASSAKQAILDKYLK, from the coding sequence ATGGTAAAAGAACAAATAGGAGAATTGTTAAACCTTCTCGGCTTTAAACTGGAAGGTAATAAATATATAAAGAAGTATGATACTACTCTGCATCCCTTACAGGTTGATGTGGAGAGAGGACGTATTTATTATGAGAATAGTGGTATTACTGTAACTCGTGAGACAACTTCCAATCTGAGTGATCCGGAAAATCTGGTTGTCTTAGAGTGTGTGGACAGATTGTTGTCTATGGGGTATAGTGCAAATCATATAGAGCTGGAACCTCAATGGAAATTGGGACATAGTCAAAAAGGTGGCTTTGCAGACATTTGGGTGCGTACATATTCTGATGATGTGATAATTGGTAGTGAAGTGGATAAACAGTCATTGCTTATCATAGAGTGCAAGACTGCTGGTGCACAATTTACTGACGCTTGGAATGATACTTTAGACGATGGTGCGCAGCTATTCTCTTATTTTCAGCAGGAGCCTCAGACTAAGTTTTTGTGTCTTTATACTTCTGATATAGTAGATGGAAAGATAAAGTCTGAGTATAAATTGATAAATGTTCAAGACAACAAAGATTTGTTGGAGTCAGACCAGTCTGCCCAAAGTTATCAAGATAAAAATGACAAGCAACGTTATCGTGTATGGAGAGATACCTATAGTTGTGAGCATGCAACAAGAGGCTTGTTTGAAAGTGATATCTTGCCATACGAAATAGGTAAAAATAAATATACACTCAAAGATTTGACAGAGGTTGATAATAATGAAATCCAGAAGAAGTATCATGAGTTTGCTTTAATTTTACGTCAGCATAATGTGAGTGGACGTGAGAATGCTTTTGATAAGCTGGTCAATCTCTTTTTGGCAAAAGTTGTTGACGAAACCAATAATCCAGAAGATTTGCATTTCTACTGGAAAGGTACTGCATACGATGATGATTTCCAGCTTCAGGATCGTTTGCAGCGACTTTATCGCGATGGTATGATGCGTTTCTTGAAAGAAGAGGTAACTTACATCGAAAATAAGCAGATAGATCTTGCTTTCAGACGATTTAAGAATGATCCCGATGCAACAAAGAAGACTATTAAGGAGTATTTCCGTGCATTGAAATTCTTCTCAGATAATGATTTTTCTTTCATTAGCGTGCATAATGAGAAACTCTTCCGCCAAAATGCAGTTGTGCTTAGAAAAATGGTGAAGATGCTCCAGGATATTCGTTTGAAAACAGATGGTACAAAGCAAAATCAGTTTTTGGGAGATCTGTTTGAAGGTTTTTTGAATAGAGGTATTAAGCAGAGTGAGGGACAATTCTTCACTCCGATGCCTATTGTTCGTTTTATTGTTTCTTCTTTGCCTTTGGAACATATCATTAGAGACAATGAAGATATTCCATGGGCTATTGATTATGCTTGTGGAGCAGGCCATTTCCTTACAGAGTATGCTGTTAGAATAAAGGAGTTTGTAGAAAAATATCGTAAGGATATTCCTTTGGAGGAGTATTATGCTCGAATCACAGGTATTGAAAAGGAGTATCGTCTTTCAAAAGTATCAAAAGTTTCAGCTTTCATGTATGGACAGGATGACATAAATATCGTTTATGCAGATGCTTTGGTAAAGCATCCTGATGTGCATGATGGAAAATACGAAGTATTGGTAGCTAATCCTCCTTATGCCGTTTCTGGTTTCTTGGATACACTTACGGATGAGCAGCGCAAGCATTATTCTTTGTATAATGCGAATGTTAATACTGATAAGAATAATGTCATTGAGGCATTCTTTATAGAAAGAGCTGCGCAATTGATGAAGACGGGAGGTGTGGCTGGTATCATCTTGCCTGTGTCTATGCTTAATAGAAATGGTATGCATGCTCATGCTCGTGAAATTATTTTAAAAAACTTCGATATTGTTGCTTTGGCGGAATTTGGAAGTGGTACTTTTGGGCAAACGGGTACGAATACAGTAACTATGTTCTTACGTCGTAAGGAGACTAATACTCCTGATTATGAGCATTATAAGTATAGAGTAGATAGCTGGTTTGCACAGAGAAACGAAACCAATGCAGTCTATAAAGATGAGTATCTGTTGGATTGCTATTGCAAACATTGTGATTACAAATTGGAAGATTACAAGGCTTTTATTGGTGGCTCGATAAATGATAGTTTCTTGAATACAGAGACTGTGCAGGCTTATTATGTCTCATTCTTTGGCAATCAGAGAAATGCGATGAAAGATGTTAGCGATGAAGCGAAGACTATCAGAAATAAATATCTTTCACGTGCAAATACAAAAGCTTATAAGGCTTTACCTTTGTTGGAGCAGAATAAAATCAAGGAGCAGGCATTCTTGGATTTTGTAACTGCTATTGAGAAAGAAAAAGTCTATTATTATGTCTTGGCTTATACTGTATCACAACCGGTATTACTGATAAAGACTCCTACAACAACTGCAGGAATCAAGACATTCTTAGGCTATGGATGGAGTGGCAGTAAAGGTAATGAGGGAATACAATATCTCAATGTTGGCAAAAGTAAGACGGATGAAGATAGTGAGGATGAGGAAGAAGACGATACAATGAATCAGATTCGTGGTATTGGTGGAATTCAAACTCCTTTGTTTAATCCTTCTAATCTTGCTGATGATGATAAGATTAATACATTGATTCGCAAAAACTTTATGGGAGAAAATATAATGATTCCTAGCGATTTAGCTGAATATGTAAGTAAGGCAAAATTGGTGGATATGATTGATTTCTCTCGTACAGCATTTAATAAAGAGTTTAAGACAAGTGTTTCTTCCGTTGAAAAGTTTGATAGTAAGTTTCCTTTGGTAAAGCTTGGGAGTCTCATAAATGGTACGCCTCAGTATGGCGCAAACCAAAAGGCTGTAGAAGGAAATCCTCTTATGGATTATCGTTATATACGAATCACAGATATTAATGAGGATGGTACATTAAATGATGATTGGAAAACTGTTGCAGAAGTAGAAAAGCAATATATATTAAAGGAAGGAGATGTGCTTTTTGCAAGATCTGGTGCGACTGCCGGTAAAGCTTTCTATTATAAAAATGAATATGGAAAGGCTTTATATGCAGGTTATCTCATTAGGTTTAGATTTGATGAAAGTAAAGTAATTCCATTATTTGTATATAATTTGTTGTGTTCTAAAGAATACAATGATTGGGTAGAAAAGACAAAGGGTGGAACTGCAAGACAAAATATCAACTCTCAACAGTATTGTTCATTTGAGATTCCACTTCCTCCAATGGATATTCAAAAGAAAATCGTGGAGGAATGTGAGAAGGTTAATAACAGAATGGTTGAGCTCTTGCAGCAAATTCAATATAATGAAGAACGAAAGTTACATTTGTTTGAAGATGCACAATCAAAAGCTAATAGGGCTTTGAGATTGGATTCTGCTGTTTTTAATATATCTATTGGACGAAGAGTGTTGAAGAAAGAAGTTGTAGATACGGGACGTTTTGACATTTATAGTGCCAATGTTTTTGAGTCTTTTGGAAAGTCTGAGCATTCTGTTTTAAATGATTTCTCTCAACCTTCTGTTTTATGGGGTATAGATGGTGATTGGATGGTGAACTTTATTGGTAAAGATCAGTTATTCTGTCCTACAGATCATTGTGGCGTAATTCGAGTATTGAATGAGAACGAAGTTTTATCTCGTTATCTTGTATATCCGCTACAAAAAGAAGGCGAAAAGCAACGATTTTCTCGTGCTAACAGAGCTTCGACAGAACGAATACGTTCTTTGATAATTCAGGTTCCATCAATAGAAGTCCAAAAAGAAGTCGTCGAAAAGTTGAGCAAGATAGATGAAGAAATCTCAAAGGCTAAGCAGTACGTTGCCAATGCTTCCTCTGCCAAGCAAGCCATCTTGGACAAATATTTAAAGTAA
- a CDS encoding Rpn family recombination-promoting nuclease/putative transposase, translated as MGRYINPFTDWGFKRLFGQEFSKDLLINFLNDLFEGEFQIKDVTFKDKEQLGDTNDLRGCIFDIYCVTDDDKHFIVEMQNRWVPFFVNRSIYYASKAFVAQRKKFDEAGNRTAVLYQFVPVYVVCIMNFMPREHEVTKFRTDVALREKSSDSMFSDKLRFIYLSLPFFDKSEEECETGFEKWIYVLKYMEVLERLPFTAQKKIFDHLAKLADVRCLSSEEQEKYDESIKAVDDYYSGLYGSYVEGEEKGRAEGELSKGLEVARNLLAMGISWSQIMQATGLTEEQLKQLQS; from the coding sequence ATGGGTAGATACATCAACCCCTTTACCGATTGGGGCTTCAAGCGTCTCTTCGGTCAAGAGTTCAGCAAGGACTTGCTGATTAATTTTTTGAACGACTTGTTTGAAGGTGAGTTTCAAATCAAGGACGTAACATTCAAGGATAAGGAACAGCTTGGAGATACTAATGATCTCCGTGGCTGCATCTTTGACATCTATTGTGTTACCGACGATGATAAGCATTTCATCGTTGAGATGCAGAACAGATGGGTACCTTTCTTTGTGAACCGTTCCATCTATTATGCTAGTAAGGCTTTTGTTGCCCAACGCAAGAAGTTTGATGAAGCAGGTAACCGCACTGCTGTTTTATACCAGTTTGTACCGGTGTATGTGGTTTGCATCATGAATTTTATGCCAAGGGAGCATGAGGTGACAAAGTTTAGGACAGACGTTGCTTTGAGGGAGAAGTCTAGTGACTCGATGTTTTCTGACAAGCTTCGTTTCATCTATCTTTCTCTTCCTTTCTTTGATAAGAGTGAGGAAGAATGCGAGACAGGTTTTGAAAAATGGATTTATGTTTTAAAGTATATGGAAGTATTGGAAAGATTGCCTTTTACGGCACAGAAAAAGATATTCGATCATCTTGCTAAATTGGCGGATGTTCGTTGCTTGAGTAGTGAGGAGCAGGAAAAATACGATGAAAGTATTAAGGCTGTTGATGATTACTACTCCGGCCTTTATGGCTCGTATGTTGAAGGCGAGGAAAAGGGTAGAGCGGAAGGTGAACTGTCTAAAGGTTTGGAAGTAGCCCGCAACTTGTTGGCAATGGGTATTTCTTGGTCTCAAATCATGCAGGCAACTGGATTGACAGAAGAACAATTGAAGCAACTTCAGTCGTAG
- a CDS encoding PaaI family thioesterase — MKKILNPYLNKEGYNCVCCAPNNPVGLHLEFWEEGEDVLTIWNPGENYQGWINTLHGGIISMLMDEVAGWVINRKLQTTGVTMQLNVKYKKPVMTTDSQITVRGHIASQRRNIVTIHLTLENSKGEVCDEGEAIYFTFGPDKAKEMGFDCCKVEGEE, encoded by the coding sequence ATGAAGAAGATATTAAATCCATATTTGAACAAGGAGGGCTACAACTGCGTTTGCTGTGCCCCCAACAATCCTGTAGGATTGCATCTTGAGTTTTGGGAAGAGGGTGAGGATGTACTTACCATCTGGAATCCCGGCGAGAATTACCAGGGCTGGATCAATACCCTGCATGGCGGAATCATCAGTATGCTGATGGATGAAGTGGCAGGCTGGGTTATCAACCGCAAACTGCAGACCACGGGTGTGACGATGCAGCTCAACGTGAAGTACAAGAAACCTGTGATGACCACCGATTCGCAGATTACGGTGCGTGGTCACATCGCCAGTCAGCGCCGCAATATCGTCACCATCCACTTGACTCTGGAGAACTCTAAAGGCGAGGTTTGTGATGAGGGCGAAGCCATCTACTTCACCTTCGGTCCTGACAAAGCCAAGGAGATGGGGTTCGACTGCTGCAAGGTAGAGGGGGAGGAATAA
- a CDS encoding carbohydrate porin encodes MKRIIFIILGCIHICLAHAQNFNGQYISEWQWDLNKNTNLTNQLRLELSVPIGKGKDSFEAATLHVAKTNDGIIDDWQGFSNIDADNNFAMLAVLGYMHEWNSGHLFVGVRNVNEDFFTSDVTALFQNSSEGIFPTVASSYPIANYPYSGLTLYFDVTKGGWTFRNSLYNGAGYNGWKAHDNPFLVRPKKDGIFNMSQLVYEHKGGKYFAGAAVHTRQYPINEDGEMVSADESKGKTTCAWWIYGEQSVWKSGDKNISCMVQYSENTSHQNACYRCAELDGAYQDEKNECGLSGQYARFQQGSEYSLEVTWKRQLTESISLQPSFQYIKNDNGDFTSLSARLYVSF; translated from the coding sequence ATGAAGAGAATTATTTTTATTATTTTAGGCTGTATCCATATCTGCCTTGCTCATGCACAGAACTTTAACGGACAATATATTTCTGAATGGCAATGGGACCTGAACAAGAATACCAATCTGACTAACCAGCTGAGACTGGAACTGAGTGTTCCGATAGGAAAAGGAAAGGACTCGTTCGAGGCGGCAACGCTGCATGTGGCAAAGACCAACGATGGCATTATTGACGACTGGCAGGGCTTTTCGAACATAGATGCGGATAATAATTTCGCCATGCTTGCCGTGCTGGGCTACATGCACGAGTGGAATTCGGGCCATCTGTTTGTGGGTGTGAGAAACGTGAACGAGGATTTCTTTACCTCTGATGTTACGGCACTATTCCAGAACAGTTCTGAGGGAATTTTTCCTACGGTTGCTTCAAGCTATCCGATAGCCAACTATCCGTATTCGGGCTTGACCCTTTACTTTGATGTAACCAAGGGAGGATGGACTTTCAGAAACAGTCTGTATAATGGTGCGGGATATAATGGCTGGAAAGCCCACGACAATCCTTTCCTGGTTCGCCCGAAGAAGGATGGAATCTTCAATATGTCGCAGTTGGTGTATGAACATAAAGGTGGAAAATATTTTGCGGGTGCTGCCGTCCATACCCGTCAATATCCGATCAACGAGGATGGCGAAATGGTTTCTGCCGATGAATCCAAGGGCAAGACCACCTGTGCCTGGTGGATTTACGGAGAGCAGAGCGTTTGGAAGTCAGGTGACAAGAACATTTCGTGCATGGTGCAATATTCCGAGAACACCAGTCATCAGAATGCCTGCTACCGATGCGCAGAGTTGGACGGTGCCTATCAGGACGAGAAGAACGAGTGCGGCTTGTCGGGCCAGTACGCCCGCTTCCAGCAGGGTTCAGAATATTCGCTGGAAGTAACGTGGAAAAGACAGCTGACGGAATCCATTTCCCTTCAGCCATCGTTCCAATACATCAAAAACGACAATGGAGATTTCACGTCGCTCAGTGCCCGACTCTATGTCAGTTTCTAG
- a CDS encoding lysylphosphatidylglycerol synthase transmembrane domain-containing protein, translated as MKKWHLWLAASIGLVVIVGMMIREFDVEVLSRIDLSPRFFLGVVMGVLLFAVQNLMLTLRFRHLCQHKLSVAEAFRINVLCEFTSAVTPSAVGGSGLAFVYLNREGVSMGRSIFTMFAALLADEAFLAISCVLLYFCVPSHLLFSLADGVGISADATNEWIKGGVQVIFIVSTLIVAVWTAILYLLLLHRPQILGWVLKGCCKIPFLRRFLPKVEKFSEEMTMASEEAKLEGGRFWLQLMGYTSLAWLSRFAIVIAILIAFHCQGNMLVAWCRQWVMWMISILSPTPGGSGVAELMFRLYYADFLPDASVAILAAMLWRAIFYYPFLVMGTLVLPKWIARN; from the coding sequence ATGAAAAAATGGCATTTATGGTTGGCGGCTTCCATCGGACTGGTGGTCATTGTTGGAATGATGATTCGGGAGTTTGATGTGGAAGTTCTGAGCAGGATAGATTTGTCTCCTAGGTTCTTTCTGGGGGTAGTAATGGGCGTGTTGCTCTTTGCGGTCCAGAATCTGATGCTCACCCTCCGTTTCCGTCATCTCTGCCAGCATAAGTTATCCGTAGCCGAGGCGTTCCGCATCAATGTGCTCTGCGAGTTTACTTCTGCTGTCACTCCTTCGGCGGTGGGGGGAAGTGGTTTGGCTTTTGTCTATCTCAATCGCGAGGGAGTTTCTATGGGCAGAAGTATCTTCACCATGTTTGCAGCCCTGCTGGCTGATGAGGCTTTTCTTGCCATCAGTTGCGTGCTGCTCTATTTCTGTGTTCCATCGCATCTCTTGTTCAGCTTGGCTGATGGAGTGGGGATTTCTGCGGATGCTACGAACGAATGGATTAAGGGCGGAGTGCAGGTTATCTTCATAGTCAGCACCCTTATCGTGGCTGTCTGGACGGCCATCCTCTACCTCTTGTTGTTGCATCGTCCTCAGATTCTGGGCTGGGTATTGAAGGGATGCTGCAAGATTCCTTTCCTTCGCAGATTCCTGCCCAAGGTAGAGAAGTTTTCCGAGGAGATGACGATGGCTTCGGAGGAGGCAAAGCTGGAGGGCGGAAGATTCTGGCTGCAGCTGATGGGTTATACTTCCCTGGCGTGGCTGTCGAGATTCGCCATCGTGATAGCTATTCTCATTGCCTTTCATTGTCAGGGCAACATGCTGGTGGCTTGGTGCCGCCAATGGGTGATGTGGATGATTTCCATTCTGAGTCCTACGCCTGGCGGAAGTGGCGTGGCAGAGTTGATGTTCCGCCTTTATTATGCCGATTTCCTGCCCGATGCCTCAGTAGCCATCCTTGCCGCCATGCTCTGGCGTGCCATCTTCTATTACCCTTTCCTGGTGATGGGCACCCTGGTCTTACCGAAATGGATTGCTAGAAACTGA
- a CDS encoding carboxylesterase/lipase family protein, giving the protein MKKLLLSIAFLLSGMGIMAQTQVTTAEGILEGKDLSGITVFKGIPFAAPPVGNLRWKAPQPVQKWQGVREAKEFGPNPMQEPIFGDMNFGTKKYSEDCLYLNIWTPAKTMKEHLPILIYFNGGGLMAGSGSEPRYAGDAMARKGIISITANYREGIFGFFAHPQLSKETSYKGSGNYGFMDQVAAIQWVKDNIEAFGGDPNRITIVGESAGSMSVSALMASPLCQGLFAQAMGSSGSVMGFKKVATQKEAEEKGVQLAQKIAEKMGKETGKKVKKNVGMKNLNDLRALPAEELMKLAGVRAVPVYNIDGYFMKEQPVEVFAKGEQTKVPLLIGGNNQEMTPLAVLMGKQPTVENLKAGAKATFGEENIDELFRLYGINSDKDVLEQLGVNLASDIFLDYSTWKWGNMHKLTGGQPVYRYRYCHPRPAMAIKGKVAALAGGVVDAKEDAAPAPQDKGAVHSADIEYAMGTLPTNRVFNWQPEDYMISDIFSQYYANFVKTGNPNGLGLPEWPSTNGKAVAPVLQINVNTVVKTDAQMEKRYDFIDKLFWEKK; this is encoded by the coding sequence ATGAAAAAACTACTCTTATCCATCGCCTTTCTGCTCTCTGGTATGGGAATAATGGCGCAGACTCAGGTTACGACTGCCGAAGGTATCCTCGAAGGAAAAGACCTCTCAGGCATCACAGTATTCAAGGGTATTCCGTTCGCTGCCCCTCCTGTAGGAAATCTCCGCTGGAAGGCTCCGCAGCCTGTACAGAAATGGCAGGGCGTACGCGAGGCTAAGGAGTTCGGACCGAACCCGATGCAGGAACCCATCTTCGGTGATATGAACTTCGGTACGAAGAAATACAGCGAAGATTGTCTGTACCTTAATATATGGACTCCCGCAAAGACCATGAAGGAGCATCTGCCGATACTCATTTATTTCAACGGCGGAGGATTGATGGCAGGTAGCGGAAGCGAACCTAGATATGCGGGCGATGCGATGGCGCGCAAGGGCATCATCTCCATCACAGCCAACTATCGCGAGGGCATCTTCGGATTCTTCGCCCACCCACAGCTCTCTAAGGAAACATCCTACAAGGGTTCCGGCAACTATGGATTCATGGACCAGGTGGCTGCCATCCAGTGGGTAAAGGATAACATCGAGGCTTTCGGCGGCGACCCTAACCGCATCACCATCGTAGGCGAATCGGCAGGTTCCATGTCGGTCAGCGCCCTGATGGCTTCCCCTCTCTGTCAGGGACTCTTTGCTCAGGCAATGGGTTCCAGTGGTTCGGTGATGGGATTCAAGAAGGTGGCTACACAGAAGGAAGCCGAGGAGAAAGGCGTGCAGCTTGCCCAGAAAATAGCCGAGAAGATGGGTAAGGAAACCGGAAAGAAGGTGAAAAAGAACGTAGGAATGAAGAATCTCAACGACCTTCGTGCCCTTCCTGCCGAGGAATTGATGAAGCTGGCGGGCGTAAGAGCGGTTCCGGTCTATAACATCGACGGATATTTCATGAAAGAACAGCCTGTAGAGGTATTTGCCAAAGGCGAGCAGACCAAGGTGCCTCTGCTTATCGGCGGCAACAACCAGGAGATGACTCCATTGGCGGTATTGATGGGCAAGCAGCCAACCGTTGAGAATCTGAAAGCTGGCGCCAAGGCTACTTTCGGAGAAGAGAACATCGATGAACTCTTCCGCCTCTACGGCATCAATAGCGATAAGGATGTATTGGAACAGCTGGGCGTGAATCTGGCTTCGGATATCTTCCTCGATTATTCTACATGGAAGTGGGGCAACATGCACAAGCTGACCGGCGGACAGCCTGTTTACCGCTACCGCTATTGCCATCCTCGTCCTGCTATGGCCATCAAGGGCAAGGTGGCTGCATTGGCTGGCGGCGTGGTAGATGCCAAGGAAGATGCGGCTCCTGCGCCACAAGACAAGGGAGCCGTTCATTCTGCCGACATCGAGTATGCAATGGGTACATTGCCAACCAACCGCGTGTTCAACTGGCAGCCGGAGGATTATATGATCAGCGACATCTTCAGCCAGTATTACGCCAATTTCGTAAAGACCGGCAATCCGAATGGTCTGGGTCTGCCTGAGTGGCCATCCACCAACGGCAAGGCAGTAGCCCCTGTGCTTCAGATAAACGTGAATACCGTCGTAAAAACTGATGCACAGATGGAGAAGCGCTATGATTTCATAGACAAACTGTTTTGGGAGAAGAAATAA
- a CDS encoding copper resistance protein NlpE — protein MKKKLVLTAAVIAALSVVSCNGKKTNSQGADQDSLSYAENDSLNSNDVILDSIAGTYEGTLPAADCPGIKTVLTLNADSTYQYSADYLERKDGHDEASGIFKVLANNVVEITRPSSGETSYYKVKDANSLIMTDSLGNEPEGAMAKHYVLTKKR, from the coding sequence ATGAAAAAGAAATTAGTTTTGACAGCAGCCGTCATCGCTGCATTGTCAGTTGTCTCCTGCAATGGCAAGAAGACAAATAGCCAGGGGGCTGACCAGGATAGCCTCAGTTATGCTGAAAATGATTCGCTCAATTCCAACGATGTCATTCTCGATTCCATCGCCGGCACCTACGAGGGAACTCTCCCTGCTGCCGACTGTCCGGGCATCAAGACCGTTTTGACGCTCAACGCCGACAGCACCTACCAGTACTCAGCCGACTATCTGGAGCGCAAGGATGGTCACGACGAAGCGAGCGGTATCTTCAAGGTATTGGCTAACAACGTGGTAGAAATCACTCGTCCATCGAGCGGCGAGACATCTTACTACAAGGTAAAGGATGCCAACAGCCTCATCATGACCGATTCGCTGGGCAATGAGCCTGAAGGTGCCATGGCTAAGCACTATGTGCTGACTAAGAAAAGGTAA